The following are from one region of the Cyanobium gracile PCC 6307 genome:
- a CDS encoding YggT family protein has protein sequence MSILVFLLQVLAQTLSIYLLVLLVRVLLSWFPNLDWSNPLLSSVSAITDPYLNAFRGLIPPLGGLDLSALVAFIALQLAQSLLGASIASLSGGLY, from the coding sequence ATGAGCATCCTCGTCTTCCTGCTCCAGGTGCTGGCCCAGACCCTGAGCATCTACCTCCTGGTGCTGCTGGTCCGCGTGCTGCTGAGCTGGTTCCCCAATCTCGACTGGAGCAATCCGCTGCTCTCCAGCGTCAGCGCCATCACCGACCCCTACCTCAACGCCTTCCGCGGGCTGATTCCGCCGCTGGGTGGCCTCGACCTTTCGGCGCTGGTGGCCTTCATCGCCCTGCAGCTGGCCCAGAGCCTGCTGGGGGCCTCCATCGCCAGCCTCTCCGGCGGCCTCTACTGA
- a CDS encoding DUF1830 domain-containing protein: MKVLDQLARTEQVDCGYRNSSDRMVILRCIGPGQFFLERVVFPFELLTFQCPEMSEVEIWTHGLGGPELLESIESRELIMESAPVPEAAAGGIELNPWLQAS; the protein is encoded by the coding sequence ATGAAGGTGTTGGATCAACTGGCCAGGACAGAACAGGTGGATTGCGGCTACCGGAACAGCTCCGACCGCATGGTCATCCTGCGCTGCATCGGGCCGGGGCAGTTCTTCCTCGAACGGGTCGTCTTTCCTTTCGAACTCCTGACCTTTCAGTGTCCCGAAATGAGCGAGGTGGAGATCTGGACCCACGGCCTGGGCGGCCCGGAGCTGCTCGAATCGATCGAGTCCCGCGAACTGATCATGGAATCGGCCCCCGTCCCCGAGGCTGCCGCCGGCGGCATTGAGCTCAACCCCTGGCTGCAGGCCAGCTGA
- the scpB gene encoding SMC-Scp complex subunit ScpB: MAEPDALPPDGDPSAAATPGLSLPARLEAILYLKGRPLELGELAAIAGIDRDETELALITLMADYAHRDTALEIHQEGQHYALQLRAGLGDLVQNLLPVDLSVAALRTLATIALKKRLLQSELVELRGSGAYDHIRELLAQDFIERRRQSDGRSYWLSLSEKFHRTFSLKADDLAALGSRLAAAETAGTPPPPDEEADP; encoded by the coding sequence ATGGCTGAACCCGACGCCCTGCCCCCCGACGGCGACCCCTCCGCGGCGGCCACCCCGGGGCTGTCCCTGCCGGCCCGGCTCGAGGCGATTCTCTATCTGAAGGGCCGGCCCCTGGAGCTGGGGGAGCTGGCCGCCATCGCCGGCATCGACCGGGACGAGACGGAGCTGGCCCTGATCACCCTGATGGCCGACTACGCGCACCGGGACACCGCCCTGGAGATCCACCAGGAGGGCCAGCATTACGCCCTGCAGCTGCGCGCCGGCCTGGGGGATCTGGTCCAGAACCTGCTGCCGGTGGATCTCTCGGTCGCCGCCCTGCGGACCCTGGCCACCATCGCCCTCAAGAAGCGCCTGCTGCAGTCGGAGCTGGTGGAGCTGCGCGGCTCGGGGGCCTATGACCACATCAGGGAGCTCCTCGCCCAGGACTTCATCGAACGCCGCCGCCAGAGCGACGGCCGCTCCTACTGGCTGAGCCTGAGCGAGAAGTTCCATCGCACCTTCTCCCTGAAGGCCGATGATCTGGCCGCCCTCGGCTCCCGCCTGGCGGCCGCCGAGACGGCCGGAACGCCGCCGCCTCCCGACGAGGAGGCGGATCCATAG
- the dxs gene encoding 1-deoxy-D-xylulose-5-phosphate synthase, producing MHLSELSHPNQLHGLSTAELEAMARQIREKHLEVVATSGGHLGPGLGVVELTLALYQTLDLEHDRVVWDVGHQAYPHKLVTGRYKDFHTLRQQGGVAGYLKRSESRFDHFGAGHASTSISAALGMALARDRRGEDFKCVAVIGDGALTGGMALEAINHAGHLPRTKLLVVLNDNDMSISPPVGALSTHLNRMRLSKPVQFLSGSAEEAVKHLPFLHGELPTELKTLKESMKRLAVPKVGAVFEELGFTYVGPIDGHDIPEMVRTFQAAHRCEGPVLVHVATTKGKGYPYAEADQVGYHAQSAFDLATGKAYPSSKPKPPSWSKVFGQTLVKICEQDSRVVGITAAMATGTGLDLLERALPNQYFDVGIAEQHAVTMAAGMACEGLRPVVAIYSTFLQRAYDQLIHDVGIQKLPVTFVLDRAGIVGADGPTHQGQYDISYLRAVPNFTVMAPKDEAELQRMLVTSIAHDGPCAIRIPRGEGEGVPLMDEGWQPLEIGRGELLTDGDDLLIVAYGAMVAPAMATAGLLQEKGLRAAVVNARFLRPLDEALILPLAHRIGRVVTMEEGALPGGFGAAVVESLNDHDLPVPVLRLGIPDVLVDHASPDQSKERLGLTPSQMAERILERFGPVFRATVPTALAV from the coding sequence ATGCATCTGAGCGAGCTGAGCCATCCCAATCAGCTGCACGGCCTGAGCACCGCAGAACTCGAGGCCATGGCTCGCCAGATCCGCGAGAAGCACCTGGAGGTGGTGGCCACCAGCGGCGGGCACCTGGGTCCTGGCCTGGGGGTCGTCGAACTCACCCTCGCCCTCTATCAGACCCTCGACCTGGAGCACGACCGGGTGGTGTGGGATGTGGGCCACCAGGCCTATCCCCACAAGCTGGTGACGGGCCGTTACAAGGATTTCCACACCCTGCGCCAGCAGGGCGGCGTGGCGGGTTACCTCAAGCGCAGCGAGAGCCGCTTCGACCACTTCGGCGCCGGCCACGCCTCCACCAGCATCTCGGCGGCCCTGGGCATGGCCCTGGCCCGCGACCGTCGCGGAGAAGATTTCAAGTGCGTCGCCGTGATCGGTGACGGGGCACTGACCGGCGGCATGGCCCTGGAGGCCATCAACCACGCGGGCCACCTGCCCCGCACCAAGCTGCTGGTGGTGCTGAACGACAACGACATGTCGATTTCACCGCCGGTGGGGGCCCTCTCCACCCACCTCAACCGCATGCGGCTCAGTAAGCCGGTGCAGTTCCTCTCCGGCAGCGCCGAGGAGGCGGTGAAGCACCTGCCGTTCCTGCACGGGGAGCTGCCCACCGAGCTCAAGACGCTCAAGGAGAGCATGAAGCGGCTGGCGGTGCCCAAGGTGGGGGCCGTGTTCGAGGAGCTGGGCTTCACCTACGTGGGACCAATCGACGGCCACGACATTCCCGAGATGGTCCGCACCTTCCAGGCGGCCCACCGCTGCGAGGGCCCGGTGCTGGTGCACGTGGCCACCACCAAGGGTAAGGGCTATCCCTATGCCGAGGCCGACCAGGTGGGCTACCACGCCCAGTCGGCCTTCGACCTGGCCACCGGCAAGGCCTACCCCTCCAGCAAGCCCAAGCCGCCCAGCTGGAGCAAGGTGTTCGGCCAGACGCTCGTCAAGATCTGCGAACAGGATTCCCGCGTGGTGGGCATCACGGCCGCCATGGCCACCGGCACGGGCCTGGATCTGCTGGAGAGGGCCCTCCCCAACCAGTACTTCGACGTGGGCATCGCCGAGCAGCACGCCGTCACCATGGCGGCGGGCATGGCCTGTGAAGGTCTGCGGCCGGTGGTGGCCATCTACAGCACCTTTCTGCAGCGGGCCTACGACCAGCTCATCCACGACGTGGGCATCCAGAAGCTGCCGGTCACCTTCGTGCTCGACCGGGCCGGCATCGTCGGTGCCGATGGACCCACCCACCAGGGCCAGTACGACATCAGTTATCTCCGGGCCGTCCCCAACTTCACGGTGATGGCCCCTAAGGACGAGGCCGAGCTGCAGCGCATGCTCGTTACCTCGATCGCCCACGACGGCCCCTGTGCCATTCGCATCCCCCGGGGCGAAGGGGAAGGCGTGCCGCTGATGGATGAGGGCTGGCAGCCCCTGGAGATCGGCCGCGGTGAGCTGCTCACCGATGGCGACGACCTGCTGATCGTGGCCTATGGCGCCATGGTGGCGCCGGCCATGGCCACCGCCGGCCTGCTGCAGGAGAAGGGTCTGCGGGCGGCGGTGGTCAATGCCCGCTTCCTGCGACCCCTCGACGAGGCCCTGATCCTGCCCCTGGCCCACCGCATCGGCCGGGTCGTGACCATGGAGGAGGGGGCCCTGCCCGGTGGCTTCGGTGCCGCGGTCGTGGAATCTCTCAACGACCACGATCTGCCTGTGCCGGTGCTGCGCCTTGGTATCCCCGATGTCCTGGTGGACCATGCCAGCCCCGACCAGAGCAAGGAGAGGCTGGGGCTGACCCCCTCCCAGATGGCCGAACGCATCCTCGAGCGCTTCGGCCCCGTCTTCCGGGCCACCGTTCCCACCGCCCTTGCCGTCTGA
- a CDS encoding ABC transporter permease, translated as MASKLPLSETVAMALLTLRSNRLRSLLTMLGIVIGNASVITLVGVGRGAQNLAESQLSTLGANVLFVVPGNNDTRRQGIETPRTLVLEDAKAIAEQVPSVRRVAPQITLNEVAQAGGFSSTISVSGVTPEFLPVRSFEVTRGRFIDERDLKGARNVVVIGPDLQKKLMPTGEALGRQLRIRDKSFEVIGVLASKGAVFGSNQDENAYIPLTTMVSQLSGRDPTFGVSLTFISVEARDEASTGAAAFQITNLLRQRHRILREDDFAVRSQKDALTIVGTITGGLTLMLAAIGAVSLLVGGIGIMNIMLVSVSERTEEIGLRKALGARSSDVLLQFLVESLVLASLGGVIGSAMGLGTVALVAAFTPLPATIEASTVLLTVGLSGSIGLFFGVVPARRAARLDPIAALRSL; from the coding sequence ATGGCCTCCAAGCTGCCCCTGAGCGAGACGGTGGCCATGGCGCTGCTGACGCTGCGCTCGAACCGTCTGCGCAGCCTGCTCACCATGCTCGGCATCGTGATCGGCAACGCCTCGGTCATCACCCTGGTGGGGGTCGGGCGCGGCGCCCAGAACCTTGCCGAGAGCCAGCTCAGCACCCTGGGCGCCAACGTGCTGTTCGTGGTGCCGGGCAACAACGACACCCGGCGCCAGGGGATCGAGACCCCGCGCACCCTGGTGCTGGAGGACGCCAAGGCGATCGCCGAGCAGGTGCCGAGCGTGCGCCGCGTCGCCCCCCAGATCACCCTCAATGAGGTGGCCCAGGCCGGGGGCTTCAGCTCAACGATCTCGGTCTCGGGGGTGACGCCGGAATTCCTGCCGGTCCGCAGTTTCGAAGTGACCCGGGGCCGCTTCATCGACGAGCGCGATCTCAAGGGCGCCCGCAACGTGGTGGTGATCGGGCCCGATCTGCAGAAGAAGCTGATGCCCACCGGCGAAGCCCTGGGCCGCCAGCTGCGCATCCGGGACAAGTCCTTCGAGGTCATCGGCGTTCTGGCTTCCAAGGGGGCGGTGTTCGGCTCCAACCAGGACGAGAACGCCTACATCCCCCTCACCACCATGGTGAGCCAGCTGAGCGGACGGGATCCCACCTTCGGCGTCAGCCTCACCTTCATCAGCGTGGAGGCCCGCGACGAGGCCAGCACCGGCGCCGCCGCCTTCCAGATCACCAACCTGCTACGCCAGCGCCACCGCATCCTGCGGGAGGACGACTTCGCCGTGCGTTCCCAGAAGGATGCCCTCACGATCGTCGGCACGATCACCGGCGGGCTCACCCTGATGCTCGCGGCCATCGGCGCCGTGTCCCTGCTGGTGGGCGGGATCGGCATCATGAACATCATGCTGGTGTCGGTGAGTGAACGCACCGAGGAAATCGGCCTGCGCAAGGCCCTCGGAGCCCGCAGCAGCGACGTGCTGCTCCAGTTTCTGGTGGAGTCCCTGGTGCTCGCCAGCCTGGGCGGGGTGATCGGCAGCGCCATGGGCCTGGGCACCGTGGCCCTGGTGGCGGCCTTCACCCCCCTGCCGGCCACGATCGAGGCCAGCACCGTGCTGCTGACGGTGGGGCTGTCCGGCTCGATCGGCCTGTTCTTCGGGGTGGTGCCGGCCCGCCGCGCCGCCCGACTGGATCCAATCGCAGCCCTCAGGAGTCTCTGA
- a CDS encoding NAD(P)/FAD-dependent oxidoreductase, which yields MPSESSLRCQVLVVGAGPAGGDLARRLALQGVDVVLVDRLDDLTRCAFSSAALPIETMTSLGLPAEVVGSRWQEWQLIGPGAATRRWASPHPLGVVLDFGALRRWQADQCRRWGGRVQLGLHACASRQEGERMVTLLRRSDGSTLQVSSDWTVDASGHGRALLGDPPVTDRRRDGLVRAAGLEWLLRVSPACWERWADRLSFCLGSGWVPQGYGWIFPMQPGVLKLGVCRLVDPQRQQPPLGGLINDLGRRLLAEGGAANGGGSEPFEVLDRHGGLVRSTIRRREPHRRGRLLGLGDAVSTANLLGGEGIRHALTSSAVLAPLLLEALTAQARSSIQAERALRNYAPKLRRALGWRWSLSGRLARRTWLGLHGPGADGRLDQVLRGLESSRAEDLSALLFGYRFERYGLRAMPYLLGWR from the coding sequence TTGCCGTCTGAGTCCTCCCTCCGCTGCCAGGTGCTGGTGGTGGGGGCCGGACCGGCTGGCGGTGACCTGGCCCGGCGTCTGGCCCTCCAGGGGGTGGATGTGGTTCTGGTTGACCGGCTCGACGACCTGACCCGCTGCGCCTTCAGCAGCGCCGCCCTTCCGATCGAGACGATGACCAGCCTGGGCCTGCCGGCAGAGGTGGTGGGCAGCCGCTGGCAGGAGTGGCAGCTGATCGGGCCCGGGGCCGCCACCCGGCGCTGGGCCTCGCCGCACCCCCTCGGCGTGGTGCTGGATTTCGGTGCCCTGCGCCGCTGGCAGGCCGACCAGTGCCGCCGATGGGGCGGACGGGTGCAGCTGGGCCTGCACGCCTGCGCCAGCCGCCAGGAGGGCGAGCGCATGGTGACCTTGCTGCGCCGCTCCGATGGCAGCACGCTGCAGGTCAGCAGCGACTGGACGGTCGATGCCAGCGGCCACGGGCGGGCCCTGCTGGGGGATCCGCCGGTGACAGACCGCCGGCGCGATGGGCTGGTGCGGGCCGCCGGCCTGGAATGGCTGCTGCGGGTGTCCCCTGCCTGCTGGGAGCGCTGGGCCGACCGGCTCAGCTTCTGCCTGGGCAGCGGCTGGGTGCCCCAGGGCTACGGCTGGATCTTTCCGATGCAGCCCGGGGTGCTGAAGCTCGGCGTCTGCCGGCTGGTGGACCCCCAGCGCCAGCAACCCCCCCTGGGGGGTCTGATCAACGACCTCGGCCGCCGGTTGCTGGCGGAGGGCGGGGCGGCCAACGGGGGCGGCAGCGAGCCCTTCGAGGTGCTCGATCGCCACGGGGGCCTGGTGCGCAGCACGATCCGGCGGCGGGAGCCGCACCGGCGGGGCCGGCTGCTGGGGCTGGGGGATGCGGTCAGCACCGCCAACCTGCTCGGCGGGGAAGGCATCCGGCACGCCCTGACCAGTAGCGCCGTGCTAGCCCCGCTGCTGCTGGAGGCCCTCACGGCCCAGGCACGTTCTTCGATCCAGGCGGAGCGAGCTCTGCGGAACTACGCCCCCAAGCTGCGCCGTGCCCTGGGCTGGCGCTGGTCGCTCAGCGGACGTCTGGCCCGGCGCACCTGGCTGGGCCTGCATGGGCCCGGTGCCGATGGCCGACTGGACCAGGTGCTGCGGGGGCTGGAGAGCAGCAGGGCGGAGGATCTCTCGGCCCTGCTGTTCGGCTATCGGTTCGAGCGCTACGGCCTGCGGGCGATGCCGTACCTGCTCGGCTGGCGCTGA
- the ilvA gene encoding threonine ammonia-lyase, biosynthetic, whose protein sequence is MTTADDDAFPGATAYLQRILRARVYDVAIESPLDPAPNLSRRLHNQVLLKREDLQPVFSFKLRGAYNKMAGLERAELDRGVIAASAGNHAQGVALAAQRLGCTAVIVMPVTTPEMKVRSVAARGAEVVLHGDTYDEACEEAHRLQRQRGLTFIHPFDDPDVIAGQGTIALEILRQCSDPPDAIYVAVGGGGLIAGIGAYVKSLWPRVEVIGVEPSDADAMTRSLAAGERVRLEQVGLFADGVAVRQVGEHTFALAQRCVDRMVTVDTDEICAAIKDVFEDTRSILEPAGALSVAGMKKDVAQRQLRDRTLVAVACGANMNFDRLAFVAERAELGEEREALLAVEIPEQPGSLARFCAVLGQRSLTEFSYRLADPQLAHIFLGVQISGHQDTRQLMDALESQGFPCLDLSGDELAKLHLCHMVGGRLPASAGAALNQGEERLYRFVFPERPGALMAFVNALHPNWNISIFHYRNHGADVGRIVVGVQVPPGELEAWRAFLADLPYQHWEETGNPAYRLFLGEVGRPLPSPGGLVGV, encoded by the coding sequence ATGACCACGGCCGACGACGACGCCTTCCCCGGGGCGACCGCCTACCTGCAGCGGATCCTGCGGGCCCGGGTGTACGACGTGGCGATCGAGTCCCCCCTCGATCCCGCCCCCAACCTCTCCCGCCGACTCCACAACCAGGTGCTGCTGAAACGGGAGGATCTCCAACCCGTGTTCAGCTTCAAGCTGCGCGGCGCCTACAACAAGATGGCGGGCCTGGAGCGCGCCGAGCTCGACCGGGGGGTGATCGCCGCCAGCGCCGGCAACCATGCCCAGGGGGTGGCCCTGGCGGCCCAGCGGCTGGGCTGCACCGCCGTGATCGTGATGCCGGTCACGACGCCGGAGATGAAGGTGCGCTCCGTGGCGGCCCGGGGGGCCGAGGTGGTGCTCCACGGCGACACCTACGACGAGGCCTGTGAGGAAGCCCACCGCCTGCAGCGCCAGCGGGGGCTCACCTTCATCCATCCCTTCGACGATCCGGACGTGATCGCCGGTCAGGGCACGATTGCCCTTGAGATCCTGCGCCAGTGCTCCGATCCCCCCGATGCCATCTACGTGGCGGTGGGCGGCGGCGGCCTGATCGCGGGGATCGGCGCCTACGTCAAGAGTCTCTGGCCCCGGGTGGAGGTGATCGGGGTGGAGCCGAGTGATGCCGACGCCATGACCCGCTCCCTGGCGGCGGGGGAGCGGGTGCGGCTGGAGCAGGTGGGCCTGTTCGCCGACGGGGTGGCCGTGCGTCAGGTGGGCGAGCACACCTTCGCCCTGGCCCAGCGCTGCGTCGACCGCATGGTCACGGTGGACACCGACGAGATCTGCGCCGCGATCAAGGACGTCTTCGAGGACACCCGCTCGATCCTGGAACCCGCCGGCGCCCTCTCGGTGGCGGGCATGAAGAAGGATGTGGCCCAGCGACAGCTCCGGGACCGCACTTTGGTGGCAGTGGCCTGCGGCGCCAACATGAATTTCGACCGGCTGGCCTTCGTGGCCGAGCGGGCCGAACTGGGCGAGGAGCGCGAAGCCCTGCTGGCGGTGGAGATCCCGGAGCAACCCGGCAGCCTGGCGCGCTTCTGCGCTGTCCTCGGCCAGCGCAGCCTCACCGAGTTCAGCTACCGCCTCGCCGACCCCCAGTTGGCCCACATCTTCTTAGGGGTGCAGATCAGCGGGCACCAGGACACCCGTCAGCTGATGGACGCCCTCGAGTCCCAGGGCTTTCCCTGCCTCGATCTGAGCGGTGACGAGCTGGCCAAGCTCCACCTCTGTCACATGGTCGGCGGCCGGCTGCCGGCCAGTGCTGGGGCGGCCCTGAACCAGGGGGAGGAGCGGCTGTACCGCTTCGTGTTCCCGGAGCGGCCCGGGGCCCTGATGGCCTTCGTGAACGCCCTGCACCCGAACTGGAACATCAGCATCTTCCACTACCGCAACCACGGCGCCGACGTCGGGCGCATCGTGGTCGGGGTGCAGGTGCCCCCGGGGGAGCTGGAGGCGTGGCGGGCCTTCCTCGCCGATCTCCCCTACCAGCACTGGGAGGAGACGGGCAATCCGGCCTACCGGCTGTTCCTGGGTGAGGTGGGACGGCCCCTGCCCAGTCCGGGCGGGCTGGTGGGGGTCTGA
- the pyk gene encoding pyruvate kinase: protein MAPHDLMRRTKIVATIGPATESPEVLRQLIAAGATTFRLNFSHGDHSDHADRIATIRQVAHELGVHIGILQDLQGPKIRLGRFQAGPITLAKGDPFSLTSRAVNCDHTIATVTYDRLADEVTSGSRILLDDGRVEMVVVEVDGPGQTLKCRVTVGGVLSNNKGVNFPDVQLSIRALTPKDRRDLAFGLQQGVDWVALSFVRNPSDMLEIRELIRSQGHNTPVVAKIEKFEAIDAIDAILPLCDGVMVARGDLGVEMPAEEVPLLQKELIRKANSLGIPIITATQMLDSMAACPRPTRAEVSDVANAILDGTDAVMLSNETAVGDYPVEAVATMDQIARRIERDYPQRVLDSHMATTIPNAICQAVSSIARQLNAAAILPLTKTGSTARNVSKFRPSTPILAITSDVTVARQLQLVWGVNPLLIQDQSSSSRTFSVAMATAQQLGLLGAGDLVVQTAGTLEGVSGSTDLVKVGIVSAVMGRGVGIGSGTVSGKVRLASSPEDAARLEAGEILVVRETSAAYLEAIRKARGVIAEEEGRQSHAAVIAERLGVPVIVGVANATLELRMGEVVTLEIQEGVVHRGPRSAHPSEVPSFL from the coding sequence ATGGCCCCTCACGATCTCATGCGTCGCACAAAGATCGTGGCCACGATCGGGCCCGCCACCGAGTCGCCCGAGGTGCTGCGGCAGCTGATCGCCGCCGGCGCCACCACCTTCCGTCTCAACTTTTCCCACGGCGATCACAGCGATCACGCCGATCGGATCGCCACCATCCGCCAGGTGGCCCACGAACTGGGCGTTCACATCGGCATCCTCCAGGACCTGCAGGGTCCCAAGATCCGTCTGGGCCGCTTCCAGGCCGGTCCCATCACCCTGGCCAAGGGGGATCCCTTCTCGCTTACATCCCGCGCCGTCAACTGCGACCACACCATCGCCACCGTCACCTACGACCGGCTGGCAGATGAGGTGACCAGCGGCAGTCGGATCCTGCTCGATGACGGCCGGGTGGAGATGGTGGTGGTGGAGGTCGACGGCCCCGGGCAGACCCTGAAGTGCCGGGTGACGGTGGGCGGGGTGCTCTCCAACAACAAGGGGGTGAACTTTCCCGATGTGCAGCTCTCGATCCGGGCCCTCACGCCCAAGGACCGGCGTGACCTGGCCTTCGGGCTGCAGCAGGGCGTCGACTGGGTGGCCCTGAGCTTCGTGCGCAACCCCTCCGACATGCTGGAGATCCGGGAACTGATCCGCAGCCAGGGCCACAACACGCCGGTGGTGGCCAAGATCGAGAAATTCGAGGCCATCGACGCCATCGACGCGATCCTGCCCCTCTGCGATGGGGTGATGGTGGCCCGGGGCGACCTCGGGGTGGAGATGCCCGCCGAGGAGGTGCCGCTGCTGCAGAAGGAACTGATCCGCAAAGCCAACAGCCTCGGCATCCCGATCATCACCGCCACCCAGATGCTCGATTCGATGGCCGCCTGTCCCCGGCCCACCCGGGCCGAGGTGAGCGATGTGGCCAACGCCATCCTCGACGGCACTGATGCGGTGATGCTCTCCAACGAAACCGCCGTGGGGGACTACCCGGTGGAGGCGGTGGCCACCATGGACCAGATCGCCCGTCGCATCGAGCGCGACTACCCCCAGCGGGTGCTCGACAGCCACATGGCCACCACCATTCCCAATGCCATCTGCCAGGCGGTCAGCAGCATCGCCCGCCAGCTCAACGCCGCGGCGATCCTGCCCCTCACCAAGACCGGCTCCACGGCGCGCAACGTCAGCAAGTTCCGCCCCAGCACCCCGATCCTGGCGATCACCTCCGATGTGACGGTGGCGCGGCAGTTGCAGCTGGTGTGGGGGGTCAACCCCCTGCTGATCCAGGACCAATCCAGCAGCAGCCGCACCTTCAGCGTGGCCATGGCCACGGCCCAGCAGCTGGGGCTCCTGGGTGCCGGTGACCTGGTGGTCCAGACCGCCGGCACCCTCGAAGGGGTGAGCGGCTCCACCGACCTGGTCAAGGTGGGCATCGTCTCCGCCGTCATGGGCCGTGGTGTCGGCATCGGCAGCGGCACCGTGAGCGGCAAGGTGCGCCTGGCCAGCTCACCGGAGGATGCGGCCCGTCTGGAGGCCGGCGAGATCCTGGTGGTCCGCGAGACCAGCGCCGCCTACCTGGAGGCGATCCGCAAGGCCCGCGGGGTGATTGCCGAGGAGGAGGGCCGCCAGAGCCACGCCGCCGTGATCGCCGAGCGACTCGGGGTGCCGGTGATCGTGGGGGTGGCCAACGCCACCCTCGAACTGCGCATGGGCGAGGTGGTCACCCTCGAGATTCAGGAGGGGGTGGTGCACCGGGGCCCCCGCAGTGCCCACCCTTCGGAGGTGCCCTCTTTCCTCTAG
- a CDS encoding nucleoside triphosphate pyrophosphohydrolase family protein — MDFHDYQQRSRETARYPDAGNNILYPTLGLCGEAGEVADKVKKVLRDRAGVFSPEVRDDLRLELGDVLWYVAQLATELGLDLDDVAAANLAKLADRVNRNVIAGSGDRR, encoded by the coding sequence ATGGACTTTCACGACTACCAGCAACGCTCCCGTGAGACGGCGCGCTATCCCGATGCCGGCAACAACATCCTCTATCCCACCCTGGGCCTGTGCGGCGAGGCCGGTGAGGTGGCCGACAAGGTGAAGAAGGTGCTGCGCGACCGAGCGGGGGTGTTCAGCCCCGAGGTTCGCGACGACCTGCGGCTGGAGCTGGGGGACGTGCTCTGGTACGTGGCCCAGTTGGCCACGGAACTGGGGCTGGATCTCGACGACGTGGCGGCCGCCAACCTGGCCAAGCTGGCCGACCGGGTGAACCGTAACGTGATCGCAGGCAGCGGCGACCGGCGGTGA